Proteins from a single region of Chloroherpeton thalassium ATCC 35110:
- the trxA gene encoding thioredoxin, translated as MAYEISDFQKEVIEHSFKLPVLVDFWAEWCGPCRMLAPTLERLAEKHKGKWALAKVNTDVHQHVAEQYSISSIPAVKLFVGGDVVDEFVGALPESQIELWLKKAIPSKNRGQVKAAAQLFEKGKMAEAQKILEPILKEEPDNTEATVVLAQTVLYTNPKKAQEIVRNIEADSEFYQQAESIREFGRLFEIAEDIDTLPNGIGKKDYVAAINSLKKHDFDSALQKFVEVIRNDRYYDDDGARKACIAIFKYLGETHDITMKHRKIFNRALY; from the coding sequence ATGGCTTACGAAATCAGTGATTTTCAAAAAGAGGTTATCGAACACAGCTTTAAGTTACCCGTGTTGGTAGATTTCTGGGCGGAATGGTGTGGTCCTTGCCGCATGCTGGCGCCAACGCTGGAACGCCTTGCTGAAAAGCACAAAGGCAAATGGGCGCTGGCAAAAGTGAATACGGATGTGCATCAGCATGTCGCTGAGCAATATAGCATTAGCAGCATTCCTGCGGTCAAGCTTTTTGTCGGTGGCGATGTGGTTGATGAATTTGTTGGCGCGCTTCCCGAGTCGCAAATCGAGCTTTGGCTCAAAAAAGCGATTCCAAGTAAAAATCGAGGCCAGGTGAAAGCCGCTGCACAATTATTTGAAAAAGGCAAAATGGCTGAAGCACAAAAAATTTTAGAACCGATCTTAAAAGAAGAGCCGGATAACACAGAAGCCACTGTGGTGCTGGCTCAAACTGTGCTCTACACGAATCCTAAAAAAGCGCAAGAAATTGTTCGAAACATCGAGGCCGATTCGGAGTTTTACCAGCAAGCCGAGTCTATTCGCGAGTTTGGACGGCTTTTTGAAATCGCCGAAGATATCGATACGCTGCCAAACGGCATCGGCAAAAAAGATTATGTCGCAGCAATCAACAGCTTAAAAAAGCACGACTTTGATTCAGCCTTGCAAAAGTTTGTTGAAGTGATTCGCAACGACCGCTATTACGACGACGACGGCGCCAGAAAAGCGTGCATCGCTATTTTCAAATATCTTGGTGAAACACACGACATCACCATGAAGCATCGCAAGATTTTCAACCGCGCTCTTTACTAA
- a CDS encoding ISAs1-like element ISChth1 family transposase: MNYEAVKSFSEYFKSLKDPRRETLNKRHNFLDILIIAVCAMISGANNFVEIEQFGHSKKEWFQTFLALPNGIPSHDTFNNVLAKLSPDEFEACFMTWANSFRLFFSGEHIAIDCKTLRGSADKKNGKSPLHLVSAWATETALVIGQIKTEENSNEITAIPELLNFLDLKGCLVSIDAMGCQTEIAEKIVEKDADYVLALKGNQPKLHQSVIEYFKLAADNEGEGYEIDFAKTDETSYGREEIRCAYATNEIEKIIANDEWKNIKTVAMIESQRIKKEKEFDIRYYISSAKLSAEDCLKVVRKHWEIENKLHWTLDVAFREDESRIRQRNTAENMAILRRIALNLVKQEKTAKVGQATKRLMAGWDEKYLLKLLNGLAT; encoded by the coding sequence ATGAATTATGAGGCTGTAAAAAGCTTTTCAGAATATTTCAAGAGCTTAAAAGACCCAAGACGTGAGACCTTAAACAAACGACATAACTTCCTTGATATTCTTATTATTGCTGTTTGTGCGATGATTTCCGGGGCAAATAATTTCGTTGAAATAGAACAATTTGGACATTCTAAAAAAGAATGGTTTCAAACTTTTTTAGCACTTCCAAACGGGATTCCTTCTCACGATACGTTTAATAATGTGCTTGCTAAACTTTCACCTGACGAGTTTGAAGCCTGTTTTATGACTTGGGCAAACAGTTTTCGCCTGTTTTTTAGCGGCGAACACATCGCCATAGATTGCAAAACTTTGCGCGGTTCTGCCGACAAAAAAAATGGCAAATCTCCGCTTCATTTGGTCAGCGCATGGGCGACTGAAACCGCGCTCGTTATCGGACAAATCAAGACTGAAGAGAACTCTAACGAAATCACAGCCATTCCAGAATTGTTGAATTTTTTGGATTTGAAGGGATGTTTGGTAAGCATTGACGCAATGGGCTGCCAAACTGAAATTGCCGAAAAAATCGTAGAAAAAGATGCTGATTATGTGCTTGCGCTCAAAGGAAATCAACCGAAATTACATCAATCCGTCATTGAATATTTTAAATTAGCAGCCGATAATGAAGGAGAAGGGTATGAAATAGATTTCGCAAAAACAGACGAAACATCATACGGAAGAGAAGAGATTCGTTGTGCTTATGCAACGAATGAAATAGAAAAAATAATAGCAAATGATGAATGGAAAAATATAAAAACAGTCGCGATGATAGAATCGCAAAGAATAAAGAAAGAAAAAGAGTTTGATATAAGATATTATATTAGCAGCGCAAAATTATCGGCGGAAGATTGTTTAAAAGTTGTGAGAAAACATTGGGAAATAGAAAATAAATTACATTGGACTTTAGATGTGGCATTTCGCGAGGACGAATCGCGGATTCGGCAGAGAAACACAGCGGAAAATATGGCGATATTGAGGCGAATCGCATTGAATTTAGTGAAGCAGGAAAAGACCGCAAAGGTAGGCCAGGCAACGAAAAGACTCATGGCTGGCTGGGATGAAAAATATTTGCTCAAACTTCTAAATGGACTGGCTACATAG
- a CDS encoding ATP-dependent Clp protease adaptor ClpS, which produces MRHDDADIFGSMGQTREKPQDVDTLTGDPYKVVLFNDDYHTFEEVIYQLMKATGCSRGKAEHHTWEVHNRGRSIVYDGDLMACVKVSAVLEEIQLKTEIQTCD; this is translated from the coding sequence ATGAGACATGATGATGCGGATATTTTTGGATCTATGGGACAAACGCGGGAAAAACCCCAAGATGTTGATACGCTAACCGGAGATCCTTATAAAGTTGTTTTATTCAATGATGATTATCATACTTTCGAAGAAGTGATTTATCAGCTCATGAAAGCAACAGGCTGCTCGCGCGGCAAAGCGGAACACCACACTTGGGAAGTTCATAATAGAGGCCGCTCGATTGTCTACGATGGTGATTTAATGGCCTGTGTGAAGGTTAGCGCCGTGCTTGAAGAAATTCAGCTAAAAACGGAAATTCAAACTTGCGACTAA
- a CDS encoding HD-GYP domain-containing protein produces the protein MNNLNTVGVETRELQVDLRQTIYALSNALDLVGIDEVRHGKRVGYMAMQCAAKLELEVLDANDAFEIGLLHDCGVSSSRVHRALVEQHDWPDSQVHCQIGYKLLKDFPPLAHMALPILYHHTYWNELSSLDLPAKTKLFANLIHLVDRVDAFSAGHLGNGILLNVRHAREFIEAGRGICFSPVLVDAFMDASSTQAFWLTMEERHLMNYITDLDKHYQSHHTLISLDELEQLARLFSRIIDAKSQFTVAHSIGVAHLSCYLAKLCGLSKENSKKIEAAALLHDIGKLHVPDEILEKPGPLNAQERAIIEQHSFETYEILRRISGIEDIAKWAAFHHETVSGNGYPFRAHIEELDIEARIIAVADIFQALAQDRPYREGLALKEILRIMNALVEKGNLDESLVALVNENALACYHEATRTDI, from the coding sequence ATGAACAACCTGAATACAGTGGGGGTAGAGACCAGAGAACTGCAAGTCGACCTACGTCAAACGATCTACGCATTATCAAACGCCTTAGATTTGGTTGGAATTGATGAAGTCCGGCACGGCAAGCGCGTTGGCTACATGGCTATGCAATGCGCTGCGAAGCTTGAACTTGAAGTGCTGGATGCAAATGACGCGTTCGAAATTGGCCTTTTGCATGATTGTGGAGTTTCTTCTTCGCGTGTGCATCGCGCACTTGTCGAGCAGCACGACTGGCCGGATTCGCAAGTCCATTGCCAAATTGGCTATAAGCTGCTTAAAGATTTTCCGCCACTCGCACACATGGCGCTACCCATTCTCTATCACCATACGTATTGGAACGAGCTCAGCTCTCTCGATCTTCCTGCCAAGACGAAGCTTTTTGCAAATTTAATTCACCTGGTCGATCGCGTAGACGCGTTTTCCGCTGGACATCTGGGCAATGGCATTTTGCTCAATGTCCGCCACGCTCGCGAGTTCATCGAAGCCGGACGAGGCATCTGCTTTAGTCCCGTGCTGGTTGATGCGTTCATGGACGCATCCTCAACCCAAGCATTTTGGCTAACAATGGAAGAGCGACATCTGATGAATTACATCACGGATTTGGACAAGCATTATCAAAGTCATCATACACTGATTTCCCTTGATGAACTTGAACAACTTGCCCGTCTTTTTTCCAGAATTATCGATGCCAAAAGCCAATTCACCGTGGCGCATTCGATTGGCGTGGCGCATTTATCGTGCTACCTTGCCAAGCTGTGCGGCCTATCGAAGGAGAACTCAAAAAAAATTGAAGCTGCCGCGTTGCTTCACGACATCGGCAAGCTTCATGTTCCCGATGAAATTTTGGAAAAGCCCGGTCCGCTCAATGCTCAAGAGCGCGCCATCATTGAGCAACACAGTTTTGAAACGTATGAAATTTTGCGCCGCATTTCTGGCATCGAAGATATTGCCAAATGGGCAGCGTTTCATCACGAAACCGTCTCCGGCAACGGCTATCCATTTCGCGCTCATATCGAAGAGCTCGACATCGAGGCGAGAATTATTGCGGTCGCTGATATTTTTCAAGCGCTGGCACAAGACAGGCCGTATCGCGAAGGGCTTGCGTTGAAAGAGATTTTGCGGATTATGAACGCACTTGTCGAGAAAGGAAATCTTGATGAATCGCTGGTTGCATTGGTCAACGAAAATGCGCTGGCGTGCTACCACGAAGCCACTCGAACAGACATTTAG
- a CDS encoding NUDIX hydrolase, whose amino-acid sequence MFKYCPNCSSETVEFDGLKKYECASCGWTFYRNAATAVMAVLRYQGKILFAIRAKAPALGKLDCPGGFVDPGENAETALARELQEELGLSGLCYEFLGTAINSYEYKNIVYPTCDLIFTAELEKIPHEIDPSEISGIGLLALEDVQDSELSFPSVQKALQLYAARFGNSKP is encoded by the coding sequence ATGTTTAAATATTGCCCAAATTGCTCATCCGAGACCGTTGAATTTGATGGCCTCAAAAAATATGAGTGCGCAAGTTGTGGTTGGACTTTTTACCGAAATGCGGCCACTGCGGTTATGGCTGTTTTGCGCTATCAAGGCAAAATTTTATTTGCAATTCGCGCAAAAGCGCCTGCGTTGGGAAAACTGGATTGTCCAGGTGGTTTTGTCGATCCGGGTGAAAATGCTGAAACCGCGCTTGCCAGAGAATTACAGGAAGAGCTTGGGTTAAGCGGGCTTTGCTATGAATTTTTGGGGACGGCGATCAACAGTTATGAATATAAAAACATCGTGTATCCGACTTGCGACTTAATTTTTACCGCCGAATTGGAAAAGATTCCTCATGAAATAGATCCTTCGGAAATTAGCGGCATTGGCTTGCTTGCGCTTGAAGACGTTCAAGACAGCGAGCTAAGTTTTCCTTCCGTTCAAAAAGCCTTGCAACTCTACGCAGCCAGGTTTGGCAACAGCAAGCCGTAA
- a CDS encoding MMPL family transporter codes for MPEVGATQSIAKVTRQIGRALFSKNEPLYNEIPNSYEAISQYFELYMMSGDPDDLEKMVDFNFEKAMILVRFKDMNTPILRKCVKEIKAMVKDIPEVKYVGGNADIFSEMDKRIVDGQFKSLGMSLVAVFIILALAFGTRSVEGAFLQIIPLIMAILILFGVMGFAGIELNFTTALLSSIMIGVGVDYTIHLVWRYREERREGLQAAEAMQKTIHTSGRGIILNAVSVLRRLFFQHSFPCAFSAR; via the coding sequence ATGCCGGAAGTCGGCGCTACGCAATCCATCGCCAAAGTGACCCGGCAAATCGGGCGAGCGCTGTTCAGCAAAAATGAGCCGCTTTACAACGAAATCCCAAATTCTTACGAGGCCATATCGCAATATTTTGAATTGTACATGATGAGCGGCGACCCCGACGATTTGGAGAAAATGGTGGATTTCAATTTTGAAAAAGCCATGATTTTGGTGCGATTCAAAGACATGAACACGCCAATTTTGCGAAAATGCGTGAAAGAAATCAAAGCGATGGTCAAGGACATTCCCGAAGTGAAATATGTCGGCGGCAACGCGGATATTTTCTCCGAAATGGACAAACGCATTGTGGATGGGCAGTTCAAATCGCTGGGCATGTCGTTGGTTGCGGTGTTTATCATTCTTGCGCTGGCCTTTGGAACGCGTTCGGTTGAAGGCGCATTTTTGCAAATTATTCCGCTGATAATGGCCATCCTGATTTTGTTCGGCGTCATGGGATTTGCCGGAATTGAACTCAACTTCACGACGGCTTTGCTTTCGTCCATTATGATTGGCGTTGGCGTTGATTATACAATTCACTTGGTTTGGCGCTACCGCGAAGAACGCCGCGAAGGGCTGCAAGCGGCGGAAGCCATGCAAAAAACAATTCACACATCGGGCAGAGGAATTATCCTGAACGCTGTTTCCGTCTTGCGGCGCTTATTTTTTCAGCATTCCTTTCCGTGCGCTTTTTCGGCACGCTGA
- a CDS encoding MMPL family transporter, translated as MKNTDAAQEAVSVEIEGFSLPSFRQRISESATTRLLVQKCEENAPSVSAQGVYGSLAAILTALMFETLRRPVLLVCNEERVDLFENDLRQLAGAKDVCDFVSEPSLTLATLVADPQKITVASTLELQKKVLPKKEALEKQVRLSENEPFGYETPDKEVVSEPEKILKAHPGNETVMLGGSPYLRVQNGMSMKNDIKKLLPLGILFMLIFLFISFRQFRGVWLPTLVVIISIIISLGFIPLLGWDFTIVTIILPVLLIAVANDYGIHMFSHYQDDNSPGNKFSKEDISRRMATSLGKPILISGLTTMAGLLCMLGHILIPAWQMGILAAIGIAAALLCQFSVSSSAQFVASQTQPDFNAGQHGRKREHFGQIVAVHR; from the coding sequence ATGAAAAATACGGATGCCGCCCAAGAGGCCGTTTCAGTTGAGATAGAGGGTTTTTCGTTGCCGAGCTTTCGGCAGCGCATTTCGGAGTCCGCGACGACGCGGCTCTTGGTTCAAAAATGTGAGGAGAACGCGCCGAGCGTTTCGGCGCAGGGCGTCTACGGGTCGCTGGCTGCGATTTTGACCGCGCTGATGTTCGAGACGCTTCGCCGTCCGGTGTTGCTGGTTTGCAACGAGGAGCGCGTTGATTTGTTTGAAAACGATTTGCGACAACTCGCGGGCGCAAAGGATGTTTGCGATTTCGTCTCCGAGCCGTCGCTTACGCTGGCCACGCTCGTCGCCGACCCGCAAAAAATTACGGTCGCCTCCACGCTTGAACTTCAAAAAAAGGTATTGCCCAAAAAAGAAGCGTTGGAAAAACAGGTTCGGCTGTCCGAAAACGAGCCGTTCGGCTACGAAACGCCTGACAAAGAAGTCGTCAGCGAGCCGGAAAAAATTTTAAAAGCGCATCCTGGCAATGAAACCGTGATGCTGGGCGGCTCGCCCTATTTGCGTGTTCAAAACGGCATGAGCATGAAGAACGACATTAAGAAATTATTGCCGTTAGGCATTTTGTTCATGCTCATTTTTCTCTTCATCAGTTTTAGGCAATTCCGAGGCGTTTGGCTACCGACTTTAGTCGTGATTATTTCCATCATCATTTCGTTAGGATTTATTCCCTTGCTGGGTTGGGACTTCACCATTGTCACCATCATATTGCCGGTGTTGCTTATCGCCGTGGCGAACGATTATGGCATTCACATGTTTTCGCATTATCAGGACGATAATTCCCCGGGCAATAAATTCAGCAAAGAAGACATTTCGCGCCGCATGGCGACCAGCCTCGGCAAACCGATTCTGATTTCCGGACTGACCACCATGGCGGGTTTGCTGTGTATGCTGGGGCACATTCTCATTCCAGCATGGCAAATGGGCATTTTAGCCGCGATTGGCATTGCCGCTGCGCTGCTTTGCCAGTTTTCTGTTAGTTCCAGCGCTCAGTTCGTTGCTTCCCAAACCCAACCCGATTTCAACGCCGGCCAACACGGAAGGAAGCGCGAGCATTTTGGGCAAATTGTTGCTGTTCATCGGTAG
- a CDS encoding outer membrane lipoprotein-sorting protein: MSGTESISTLTIIGKRGEQRVRKMAMVSKLYDDGLTEKKLVKFNAPADVKGTGFLWFDYNDKSDDKWIYMTALRKTRRIISSENAKSFMGSEFSYADMSLPTVDDFSYKFLQAETVNGESCYALEIIPKTNGVAEDNGFSKKISYISKNDFVLRKAIYYNLAGEKEKIMRVKSIIEVDANNHKFKMKEMEMENLLSNRKSISRIEQIKFNPNVPDDYFTTRHLEK, encoded by the coding sequence GTGAGCGGCACGGAATCCATTTCCACTTTGACCATTATCGGAAAACGAGGCGAGCAGCGCGTTCGCAAAATGGCGATGGTCAGCAAACTTTATGACGACGGTTTAACCGAAAAAAAGCTCGTCAAATTTAACGCGCCTGCCGATGTGAAAGGAACAGGCTTCCTTTGGTTTGATTATAATGACAAATCCGATGACAAGTGGATTTATATGACAGCCCTTCGGAAAACGCGGCGAATTATCAGTTCGGAAAATGCGAAAAGTTTTATGGGTTCGGAGTTTTCGTATGCCGACATGTCTTTGCCCACCGTGGATGATTTTTCCTACAAGTTTTTGCAAGCGGAAACCGTGAACGGCGAGTCTTGCTACGCGCTTGAAATCATTCCAAAGACGAATGGCGTGGCAGAGGACAATGGCTTCTCGAAAAAAATATCGTACATCAGCAAAAACGATTTTGTATTGCGAAAAGCGATTTACTACAACCTGGCAGGCGAGAAAGAAAAAATCATGCGGGTGAAATCCATTATTGAGGTGGATGCAAACAACCATAAATTCAAAATGAAAGAGATGGAGATGGAGAATTTGCTCAGCAACCGCAAATCCATTTCACGCATTGAGCAGATAAAATTCAACCCAAACGTTCCAGACGATTATTTCACAACAAGGCATTTGGAAAAGTAA
- a CDS encoding glutamate-5-semialdehyde dehydrogenase, with translation MQNINQELEKVVAASRKAALLEETTINEVLGSLADAALAETAFILEENKKDLARMPKSDPKYDRLMLTEARIEGIANDIRNVAKLPSPLGKILDERDLQSGLHLQKVTVPLGVIGIIYEARPNVTFDVFSLCLKSGNATVLKGGSDAHYSNLAIVSVIHKVLAKHGLDTNTVFLLPSERAAVEIILNATNFVDIIIPRGSQNLINFVREHSKVPVIETGAGIVHTYFDASGDLEKGKAIVFNAKTRRPSVCNALDTLVIHESRLADLPEIAAQLAEKHVELFADEKAFSALSGNYPEALLQKATAESFGTEFLSLKMSIKTVSGLDEALEHIAKYSSKHSEAVVAEDNAIAERFLKSVDAAVVYANTSTAYTDGAQFGLGAEIGISTQKLHARGPMALAELTSYKWVIRGNGEVRPA, from the coding sequence ATGCAAAACATTAATCAAGAGCTTGAAAAAGTTGTCGCAGCGAGCCGAAAAGCGGCGCTCCTGGAAGAGACGACCATTAATGAAGTGCTCGGTTCGCTGGCCGATGCGGCGCTGGCCGAAACTGCGTTTATCTTAGAAGAAAATAAAAAAGACCTTGCGCGAATGCCGAAAAGCGATCCGAAATACGACCGCTTGATGCTCACCGAAGCGCGGATCGAGGGCATTGCAAACGACATTCGCAACGTGGCAAAACTGCCGTCGCCGCTTGGGAAAATTCTGGACGAGCGCGATTTGCAAAGCGGATTGCATTTGCAAAAAGTCACCGTGCCGCTCGGCGTCATCGGCATTATCTACGAAGCGCGTCCGAATGTGACCTTTGATGTATTTTCGCTTTGCCTAAAATCCGGCAACGCAACCGTGCTCAAAGGCGGCAGCGATGCGCATTATTCCAATTTGGCGATTGTTTCCGTGATTCATAAAGTTTTGGCAAAACACGGCCTCGATACGAACACCGTTTTTCTTTTGCCAAGCGAGCGCGCAGCGGTGGAAATCATCCTGAATGCGACGAACTTCGTGGACATCATTATTCCGCGCGGCAGCCAAAACCTGATTAATTTCGTGCGCGAGCATTCAAAAGTGCCGGTCATCGAAACGGGCGCGGGCATTGTTCATACGTATTTTGATGCGTCCGGCGATTTGGAAAAAGGCAAAGCAATTGTGTTTAACGCGAAAACCCGTCGCCCGAGCGTTTGCAACGCGTTGGACACGCTTGTGATTCACGAGTCGCGTTTGGCCGATTTGCCGGAAATTGCAGCACAACTTGCGGAAAAACATGTGGAGCTTTTCGCCGATGAAAAAGCTTTCTCGGCGCTTTCGGGAAATTATCCTGAGGCGTTGCTTCAAAAAGCAACGGCGGAATCTTTCGGCACGGAATTTCTTTCGCTGAAAATGTCGATAAAAACGGTGAGCGGTTTGGATGAAGCGCTGGAGCACATTGCCAAATACAGCTCGAAACACAGCGAGGCCGTCGTTGCTGAGGACAATGCCATTGCAGAGCGATTTTTGAAAAGCGTGGATGCGGCGGTGGTTTATGCCAACACTTCAACTGCCTACACCGACGGCGCGCAGTTCGGGCTTGGCGCGGAAATCGGCATCAGCACGCAAAAGCTGCACGCGCGAGGCCCAATGGCGCTCGCGGAACTGACGAGCTACAAATGGGTCATTCGCGGCAACGGGGAAGTTCGTCCGGCTTAA